The genomic interval GGAAGCACAGCGTAATGATTATAACTCGAGGGTGCGGTTACTTCGGGAGGAACTGGGGTTACTGCAACAGCCTGGCTCCTACGTCGGCGAGGTGGTCAAGGTGATGAGTACCAAAAAGGTACTCGTGAAAGTACATCCGGAAGGAAAATATGGTGAGTTTGATAACCGCCTTTGCCTCGAATTTGTCATCCTGTGGCTGACTCGTTTGGCGTGCATCCAGTGGTGGATATTGCAGATGGTGTCGACATCAGCAAGCTGACTGTGGGCAAACGAGTCGCCCTACTTTCCGACTCCTACAAATTGGAAAAGATGCTACCTTCGTCCGTTGACCCTCTTGTGTCTCTTATGATGGTTGAGAAGGTTCCTGATAGCACGTACGACATGATCGGTGGTCTCGATCAACaaatcaaggaaatcaaagaagTCATCGAACTTGGTTTAAAACATCCGGAGCTGTTTGAATCTCTTGGTATCGCGCAACCGAAAGGTGTCCTTCTGTATGGGCCACCGGGAACTGGTAAAACACTGCTTGCTCGAGCAGTTGCCCACCATACGGATTGCCGATTCATAAGGGTCAGTGGCTCGGAATTAGTGCAAAAGTATATTGGTGAAGGTAGCCGTATGGTGCGCGAGCTGTTTGTCATGGCTCGGGAGCACGCGCcgagcatcatcttcatgGATGAGATCGACAGCATTGGATCCAGCCGCATAGACTCAGCAGGCTCAGGCGATTCGGAGGTGCAGCGTACGATGTTGGAACTGCTCAATCAGTTGGATGGATTCGAGCCTACcaagaatattaaaattattatgGCTACGAACCGACTGGATATTCTCGATCCGGCCTTGTTGCGCCCTGGACGGATCGACCGGAAAATTGAATTCCCTCCGCCATCGTAAGCATCCTTTCCCTGATTTTATAGCATGTTTTCGGCATAATGACGCTAGTATATGTGTAATTGACTAACTGACCCTTCTTGTTGGCAATAGGGTCGAAGCTCGCGCTGATATTTTGCGGATTCACTCGCGCTCAATGAACCTAACGCGTGGTATCAACCTAACAAAGATCGCAGAAAAAATGAACGGGTGTTCTGGTGCAGAGTTAAAGGGTGTATGCACCGAGGCGGGCATGTACGCTCTTCGAGAGAGGCGGGTGCACGTTACGCAAGAAGACTTTGATCTCGCTACAGCCAAGATTCTCAACAAGCATGATGACAAGGAGGTTGCTGTTTCCAAGCTTTTTAAGTAGACATAGCAAGAGTGAAGAATGGAAGCGGCTTGATAATGGATCTGAGTTTATCGCAAAAAACATGTAACACTATATTCCACCTGCCACTATTGCTACCATCCCGGTTCTATCGAGTACTCATTCAGCAAAGTAATTCCACTGGCTGTTTTAGATACTGAGAACAAGGGATCTATGACGCTCTACTCAATCATTAGTAATATAGAGACTCATCCAGTAACGCTCTACCCTTGTATCTAGTAGGTACTAGTAACCGGATGGCCTTCCCAACTCTCACCATATCTGATTGAGCCCATCAAAGTAATTGTCTTCTGCGTCATGGCACCCCCCTACGcgaaaaatagaaaaacaTTAAGGAGCCTTACCTCACCTTTAGCGATGTAGTTTTCTAGCTTTTCCGTTTCTATTGCTATGTTCACCGCCTAATGTTGTCACTCCGGGAAGGCTGGATGAATCCTCGCGACTTATTATGACGGACTAAACAAACAGGCCACCCAGTCAAAATGAAATTTTTACATGTGGTACCAACAGCGACACACTGAGTCCTAGGCTAATCAGACTTATCGGATTGATTAACATTTATTATTGGCTCAAAATGCTCGAGGTACTCGAAATACTTGAAATATCTGAAAGCCACATTGATAAAGTGATATTGTAGATTACACTATGTATATTACTTTAGAAGGCTTTAGTAAAACATAAGAATAATAAGTATGCGTGGCCGCTGGATAAACGCCAAGGCTTCAACAAGAGTAAATCCCATTTTGACCGTGTTCGATTTAGTTCGCTGTACCGTACTTATCCCACACCAGAGACTTGGCACAATGGCAAAACCCTTTGAATGGAATGCCAAGATATCAACACAGCGCAGGCGAGCTGAATAGCTACGTATTCAGTTGGGAGATATATCAAGGATGATCTGCAAGGGATGTccttactttctttccttttggaATGCTAATTTCATGTATGGTACTCTGTAATTGGATCCTCATTAACCATATACTCTGGAGATTGCGTATGATGAGCAGAGCGTTCCATGATGACTATTGTTTGCTACCAGCGAGgatagtatatactataagCACAGCGCCTTATAGTTGCTTAGTTATCGTCATGTTTGTGCTTATTAATCGTCCGAGATAACGTTAACTACGCCTCCTATTGAAGGGTTGGGACAAGTTGGGGGTCGAGGTACGAGTCAAGAACACCATTACTTCTTAGTTATCATTCTACTCAATAGATAGGAAACTAGGGCAAGGGGGAAGATTGTACGAATCACAAACCAATTAAGTTATCTATCTAAGAACTGGATGATCGCTCTCTTGGGTGCTTCGGTTGACGCGTCGTGGGAACTTGGAAGAAGTTTGAAGTCCGCGTGATTAGCAGATCAGTTACCCCGTGTGGATCAGCCGATTGTTGTCTCCATCCCATTTTTCCAAGTACGTATCCCATTCAGGGTCTCGGCTCAAGTGGGGCAGTCCAGATCTGATGACCTTCAGTAAGGTGGATACTCCAGACGGAAATACTAATCACAGAGTATAAACATCGGGAGGGACAAAACTGTGCGGATATCCATTTACAGCACAGAGTACTTGCTTGTATCAAACCACGACCTCATCACATCCGAGCAGAAAGGTGCTATTTCGTACTAGATATCCTTGCCATACCCAGAATCGAGACTAAAATTCATCCTTTCATAGTGGACCAGGTTATGAGGGTTTCCGGTGGGTACTCTCGGAACTGCCAAACCATCCCGGATGCTCAGGGGGGTaggggaagaagataaatCTGGGACCCCGGATACGTATATACAGCTCATAACCAAAAGCAACTTTGTTTTATCTGCtgctttgttttttgttCGATAGTTTAATGTCTCCTGCAGCGCTGTATTACCCACCTTTTTCGGGATGGGCTCATGTCTCCCTCCCTGGCCCACACCGGCGGTTGTGATATTGGTTGGTCGGTGATTGATTGACACGTTTCCCCATTCCAGCACATTCATAATGTATTCTTCAATATAAAATCGACCCAGGTACCGGTACCAATTGAAGGGAAGGCTTTGTATTTTTCAATCACAAATCCTCGATTGTATGTTCCTCTCTATCTAGACCTACAAAGTCAACAGCCAATCCGTCCACATATTTTAAACTTGTTCTATCgattttctagaatttggTTATCTATTTGCCTGGCCCACAAAATCATCGGCTTCCAGTCCGAGCGGACTCCCCGGACTTGCTCTTTTAGTTATTTCCGATTCAACTGTGTTTATTGCCCGGTGTGCTTTCTAGGTATTACTGCCGCTAACACCATATACTCGGTGTGGTTTAATTTGTTCGTTCGACCCAATTTACCCGGCTTACACTTTTGATGGTTACTCGCCATCGGACCCCCGTTACACTCTCGTTGACTCTTTCTTGTCACCAGATGTTTTAGATATACTCCTATCCACATCCATATATGTAAAGCCTCAGCCAGCTATCCTGCACTACCCTCCTGTCTACTTCAATAAACG from Aspergillus flavus chromosome 7, complete sequence carries:
- a CDS encoding proteasome regulatory particle subunit Rpt6 (26S protease subunit rpt4), which gives rise to MALDNYYHNKIESMKLEIIQGQAVLRRLEAQRNDYNSRVRLLREELGLLQQPGSYVGEVVKVMSTKKVLVKVHPEGKYVVDIADGVDISKLTVGKRVALLSDSYKLEKMLPSSVDPLVSLMMVEKVPDSTYDMIGGLDQQIKEIKEVIELGLKHPELFESLGIAQPKGVLLYGPPGTGKTLLARAVAHHTDCRFIRVSGSELVQKYIGEGSRMVRELFVMAREHAPSIIFMDEIDSIGSSRIDSAGSGDSEVQRTMLELLNQLDGFEPTKNIKIIMATNRLDILDPALLRPGRIDRKIEFPPPSVEARADILRIHSRSMNLTRGINLTKIAEKMNGCSGAELKGVCTEAGMYALRERRVHVTQEDFDLATAKILNKHDDKEVAVSKLFK